The sequence below is a genomic window from Synechococcus sp. PCC 7335.
GATAAAAACGCGCCATTTCGGTACGCCCATCACCTTAGCTGCCATAATACGCGTTTTGCGAGTGTTCATCACTCCATAGGCAACATTAAAAAAGATGACGAGGGCCCCGGCAAAGGCAGCCACGGCAACTTTGGAAAAGTCACCAATGCCAAACACCACCAAGAACAGTGGAAACATGGCTGTTGCAGGCGTAGATCGAAAAAAGTCGATTAAGAACTCGAAAGATTTATACAGTCGCTCGTTGGCACCTAGCAAAATGCCAACAGGAACACCTAAGATAGCAGCAATAGCAAAGGCATAGAGAGTGCGGTAAAGCGTCAACCAAAAGTCAACTAAGAGATCGCCTCCTACGAAGCCATTCCAAAGCGCTAAAAAAGTTGCGATGGGGCTAGGTAGCAGCACCGGCTTGACTAGTTCTAAGGCTGTGATTATCCACCAGATTACAATAAAAATCAGCGTCCCTGTATTCGCCGCTAGGACGGGAGAAATCTTTGACCAATAAGGATACGCCTTTTGAAGAGGTTTCACACTAACCGGCCTCTCGACGAAACACTTCTAAGCTATGTGCTTTTGTTTTCACAAAACTTGGATCCGAGAGTGTCTGTAGTGTACGAGGACGCTTAGCTTCAAAGGTAACTCGCTCGGCCAAGCGAGTCGGGCGCTTAGTCAACAACAAAATATGATCGGCTAGGTAGACGGCTTCTTCTAAGTCGTGAGAGATCATAACGATGGTGACCCCAGTAGTGGCAAATACCGCCTGGAGCTGGTCGCGAATGGCGAGCGTTGCTTCGTAGTCTAAGGCGGAAAAGGGTTCATCTAAAAAGAGAATATTGGGCCGAGTGGCCAGTGCTCTCATAATTGAAACGAGCTGTTGCTGACCGCCTGAGAGTTCGTAAGGATACCGAGATAGATCAAATTGAACGTCAAACTGAGCGATCAGTTCTTCTACTCTTGTCTTTCGCTGCAATCGGGAAAATCCTGCGCTTAAAAGCGGATACTCGATGTTCTTGATAGCCATAAGCCAAGGAAAGAGCGCATCGCGATAGTTTTGAAACACATAGCCAATTTTAGTCTGCGATCGCGCTTTCCCTCCAAAGCGTAGCTGGCCTGAATCTATCGGCATCAGCCCAGCAATCATATTAATCAGCGTCGACTTACCGCACCCATTTGGACCAAAGATGCAGGTGATTTTTCCGCTGGCAATCTCTAGGTTAAAGTCCTTGTATAGAACCTGACCACCCAGATACTTTGTCAAGCCAGTCACTGTAATGTCTAAACCAGAAAACCCGGGCTGTGATTCTTGAAGATAAGCTAAGTGCCGGGCTGACATCACCATATTGAGGAAGCTCTAAAGCACTGCGATGACATCACCATCTCTATTTGACTCACACTTTTAGGAACTCTCAAACTTCAACTCTTTCAAACAAGCTGTCCAAAGTGAGAATAGTTAATTTTACATGGTCTCCCTTAGTAAACTGAGAGTACCTATTTTCTTAGAAACAAACAGTTAACTACAATACATTTCACTTGCCGACTAACAGAAAAACCCTAGCTATCTTGCTCCGATCACTGGAGAGTTCTCTGCGTATGTTGAAACATATCTACAGAAGTAACGATGATATGTTGAATTTTGTCAATTCGCTCCAAGCGTAATCCAAGGGTTAAGCGACTCAACTCTAGAACACTTCTAAGAAACTCATAAGCCTCCACATCTAGCGAAAGTTCAGCCTTGATCTAGTAATTTTTAATGAACGTAATTCGTGTTCGATCCGCGACAGTTCAGTGTAGGAACATGTTGAGATAATGAGCTATGCCCTGGAATTCAAGTCGGACATACCCTGTGTTGATCGAATATGGCACCTATGAAGCAACTCTCTATTCCCAAATCTCTTACCCATTCGCATCATCATGTTCATCAGCCTGGAGAAGATACTCATACCCATGGCACAATTGATCCTGCCATTGCCACCTCAGAACGGGGGCTTTGGGCCGTGAAAGTGTCACTCATTTGCCTCACCGTAACGGCGATCGCGCAGGCGGGTGTATTCTGGCTGTCGGGTAGCGTCGCGCTCTTAGCTGACCTGATTCACAATGTAGGTGATGCCATGACTGCCTTACCATTAGGCGTGGCATTCATCCTAGGACGACGTAAGCCAACCAAGCGATTTGCTTACGGCTATGGACGAGTCGAAGACCTAGCAGGCGTAGCCGTTGTGGGCGTCATTTTGCTGAGTGCCTTGATTACTGCCTATGAATCTATCAATCGCTTTTACCATCCCCAGCCCATTCACCATATAGGCGCATTGGCAATGGCTGCTCTCATCGGCTTCGTTGGCAATGAGACTGTCGCCATCTTTCGCACGCGTGTGGGTCGCGAGATTAATAGCGCAGCGTTAGTTGCTGATGGGCAGCACGCTTTAGCAGACGGTTTAGTCAGCTTAGCTGTACTAGTGAGTGCAATCGGCGTTTGGGCAGGGTATTCCTGGGCTGATCCGCTAGTTGGTTTGGTGATTACAGGTTTGTTGCTTAAGATTGTGTGG
It includes:
- a CDS encoding ABC transporter permease, with the translated sequence MKPLQKAYPYWSKISPVLAANTGTLIFIVIWWIITALELVKPVLLPSPIATFLALWNGFVGGDLLVDFWLTLYRTLYAFAIAAILGVPVGILLGANERLYKSFEFLIDFFRSTPATAMFPLFLVVFGIGDFSKVAVAAFAGALVIFFNVAYGVMNTRKTRIMAAKVMGVPKWRVFIDVIFFETLPQTFIGLRTAISLTLVVIIVAEMFVGSTNGMGQRIIDAQQVFDMSGMYASIIATGVMGYGLNQFFLLTENKFIHWKGK
- a CDS encoding ABC transporter ATP-binding protein produces the protein MVMSARHLAYLQESQPGFSGLDITVTGLTKYLGGQVLYKDFNLEIASGKITCIFGPNGCGKSTLINMIAGLMPIDSGQLRFGGKARSQTKIGYVFQNYRDALFPWLMAIKNIEYPLLSAGFSRLQRKTRVEELIAQFDVQFDLSRYPYELSGGQQQLVSIMRALATRPNILFLDEPFSALDYEATLAIRDQLQAVFATTGVTIVMISHDLEEAVYLADHILLLTKRPTRLAERVTFEAKRPRTLQTLSDPSFVKTKAHSLEVFRREAG
- a CDS encoding cation diffusion facilitator family transporter, with protein sequence MKQLSIPKSLTHSHHHVHQPGEDTHTHGTIDPAIATSERGLWAVKVSLICLTVTAIAQAGVFWLSGSVALLADLIHNVGDAMTALPLGVAFILGRRKPTKRFAYGYGRVEDLAGVAVVGVILLSALITAYESINRFYHPQPIHHIGALAMAALIGFVGNETVAIFRTRVGREINSAALVADGQHALADGLVSLAVLVSAIGVWAGYSWADPLVGLVITGLLLKIVWESGQTIFTRLLDGVEPELVDTLRHLTEHVTDIRSVEAIRARWLGHRLYAELDVVIAENLSVKEGQAIAEAVNLQLQEHIPYLENVMVRITC